Below is a genomic region from Populus trichocarpa isolate Nisqually-1 chromosome 15, P.trichocarpa_v4.1, whole genome shotgun sequence.
GGTTTTGCAGCGGTAAAAATTTTGAGCAAGTCAAAAGCCAATGGACAAGATTTTATCAACGAAGTTGCCACCATTGGAAGAATTTACCATGTCAATGTCGTGCGACTCATAGGCTTCACTGTCGAGGGTTCGAAGCGTGCTCTTATATACGAGTTCATGCCCAATGGGTCTCTTGATAAGTACATTGTTTCTCGACAAGGAAGCATCTCATTGAGCAATGAGAAAATGTACGAGATTTCTCTTGGGGTGGCTCGTGGAATTGAATATCTACATCAAGGTTGTGATATGCAAATTTTGCATTTTGATATCAAGCCTCACAATATTCTTCTTGACGAAAAATTTATTCCAAAACTTTCAGATTTTAGACTAGCAAAATTATACCCGACAGATAATAGTATTGTGCCCCTTACTGCGGCTAGAGGAACGATAGGATATATGGCTCCtgaattattttacaaaaacattggAAGCGTTTCTCACAAATCtgatgtttatagttttggGATGCTATTAATGGAAATGATTGGAAGAAGGAAGAACTT
It encodes:
- the LOC112324286 gene encoding rust resistance kinase Lr10-like — its product is MYDNIEKFLQSHDNDLMPVRYSYSDIKKITNGFKDKLGEGGFGLVYKGKLRSGGFAAVKILSKSKANGQDFINEVATIGRIYHVNVVRLIGFTVEGSKRALIYEFMPNGSLDKYIVSRQGSISLSNEKMYEISLGVARGIEYLHQGCDMQILHFDIKPHNILLDEKFIPKLSDFRLAKLYPTDNSIVPLTAARGTIGYMAPELFYKNIGSVSHKSDVYSFGMLLMEMIGRRKNLNALADHSSQIYFPSWIYDQVSEGKDVELGDHATEQGKETTKKMIIVALWCIQLRPNDRPSMHDVVKMLESDAESLQMPPKPFLTPHHMPKDDDTANPIKLSDPPSDCIDSL